One genomic region from Calditrichia bacterium encodes:
- a CDS encoding NAD(P)H-binding protein codes for MENTKILVIGGTGKTGRKVVERLTDRGISVRVGSRNATPAFDWNDPSTWADALNGMNAVYITFQPDLAVPGAKEAIAAFTDLAVNSGIQKIVLLSGKGETEAELCEQIVMNAGVKWTIVRASWFFQNFSESFFLDPIIAGHVALPKGDMLIPFVDTNDIADVAVAALLDDQHAGQIYELTGPRQLTFKQITREIAAATGRNIQFSAISMDEYTSALRENHVPEDYIWLVEYLFTEVLVDKNSIVTNDVQKVLGRKATDFAEFAATTAATGVWNAVDAKATAARLLSSPISG; via the coding sequence ATGGAAAATACAAAAATATTGGTCATCGGCGGCACCGGAAAAACGGGAAGAAAAGTAGTTGAGCGATTAACCGATCGCGGCATCAGCGTTCGGGTCGGTTCCCGAAACGCAACGCCAGCGTTTGACTGGAACGATCCATCCACATGGGCAGATGCGCTGAATGGGATGAACGCGGTTTACATCACCTTTCAGCCGGACCTGGCTGTTCCCGGCGCAAAAGAAGCAATCGCAGCGTTTACCGACTTGGCAGTTAACAGCGGGATTCAGAAAATCGTTTTGCTGTCGGGAAAAGGGGAAACAGAAGCGGAATTGTGTGAGCAAATCGTCATGAATGCGGGCGTAAAATGGACGATTGTCCGGGCAAGCTGGTTCTTCCAGAATTTCAGCGAAAGCTTCTTTTTGGACCCGATTATTGCCGGGCATGTGGCACTGCCAAAAGGCGATATGTTGATTCCATTTGTCGATACAAATGACATCGCCGATGTTGCCGTTGCTGCGCTGCTCGATGATCAACATGCCGGGCAAATTTACGAACTGACCGGTCCCCGGCAACTGACGTTCAAACAAATTACTCGGGAAATCGCAGCCGCAACCGGCAGAAACATCCAATTCAGCGCCATTTCGATGGACGAATACACATCGGCGCTGAGGGAAAACCATGTGCCGGAAGATTATATCTGGTTGGTTGAATATCTGTTCACCGAAGTTTTGGTTGACAAAAATTCGATTGTCACCAACGATGTCCAGAAAGTATTGGGCAGAAAAGCAACTGATTTTGCAGAATTTGCCGCAACGACGGCAGCAACCGGCGTCTGGAATGCGGTGGATGCCAAAGCCACTGCTGCACGGTTGTTATCATCACCGATCAGTGGTTAG
- a CDS encoding DUF1772 domain-containing protein, whose product MEAKPVKTILLILSTLSLGLMAGLFYAWSISVTPGLKKISDPNYLSAFQSMNRAILNPAFFIFFMGLVILLPLLTYMNYDTPVTVEFWLILSATILYMTGVMAVTVIGNVPLNNTLEALVIESMSAEQMASFRLGFENKWNTLNMIRTLCSSLSFLLLIMACLRHAEK is encoded by the coding sequence ATGGAGGCAAAACCAGTGAAAACCATACTTCTGATCCTTAGCACTTTATCGCTGGGACTAATGGCCGGCTTATTTTATGCCTGGTCGATATCCGTTACGCCAGGACTGAAAAAAATCAGCGATCCAAATTATTTAAGCGCCTTTCAATCGATGAACCGGGCAATACTGAATCCGGCCTTTTTCATTTTTTTTATGGGGCTGGTGATACTGTTGCCGCTGCTCACCTACATGAATTACGACACACCGGTTACTGTGGAATTCTGGCTCATTTTATCCGCAACTATTTTATACATGACCGGCGTTATGGCGGTTACCGTTATCGGCAATGTGCCGCTGAACAACACGCTGGAAGCGTTGGTCATCGAATCGATGAGCGCGGAGCAAATGGCGTCTTTCCGGCTGGGATTTGAAAATAAATGGAACACCCTGAACATGATCCGAACGTTGTGTTCATCACTATCTTTTTTATTACTCATCATGGCGTGTTTGCGACACGCAGAAAAATAA
- a CDS encoding AraC family transcriptional regulator, with amino-acid sequence MKQLTMHKNIEPFGKDIFVMESDELHTEKKLPFYADGFAGIVYSQSTHPFYQMPRGKKLSEFYLYGQTVEPITLDVKGAYKLFCIRLYPFAVRILLGVDPQILMDDCYDLRQVENVNTQKTLDKLAQFDDWESMKAVIAEYFNELLKNASINPDYRIKLAINLILKSSGTISIKELRDKLCVAERTLERHFLREIGVTPKQFAKIIQFRSAMEQMTEADYVNLTEIGYDNGFADQSHFIRSFKRYTGKTPKEFLQHIQL; translated from the coding sequence ATGAAACAACTGACAATGCACAAAAATATCGAGCCTTTCGGAAAAGATATTTTTGTAATGGAATCGGACGAATTACACACCGAAAAAAAGCTGCCGTTTTACGCCGATGGCTTTGCGGGAATTGTGTATTCGCAATCAACCCATCCGTTTTACCAAATGCCCAGAGGGAAAAAGTTGTCGGAATTTTATTTATACGGGCAAACGGTTGAGCCCATCACGCTGGATGTTAAAGGTGCTTACAAATTATTTTGTATCCGGCTGTATCCGTTCGCGGTGCGGATTTTACTGGGCGTTGATCCCCAAATTTTAATGGACGATTGTTACGATCTCCGGCAAGTGGAAAATGTAAACACCCAAAAAACGTTGGATAAGTTAGCGCAGTTCGATGATTGGGAAAGCATGAAAGCAGTGATCGCCGAGTATTTTAACGAGTTGCTCAAAAACGCATCGATCAATCCGGATTACCGGATAAAACTGGCGATCAACCTCATCCTCAAATCGAGCGGGACGATCAGCATCAAAGAACTTCGCGATAAACTATGCGTTGCCGAACGAACGCTGGAAAGGCATTTTCTCAGAGAGATCGGCGTAACGCCCAAACAATTTGCCAAAATCATTCAGTTTCGTTCCGCAATGGAGCAAATGACCGAAGCGGATTATGTGAACTTAACAGAAATCGGCTACGATAACGGCTTCGCCGATCAGTCGCATTTTATCCGCTCCTTCAAACGATATACCGGAAAAACCCCCAAAGAATTTTTGCAACACATCCAACTTTAA
- a CDS encoding caspase family protein produces the protein MNPFKPLFIFILMLSLLSCGNSASEKKDASTAAPAAATTTVSNTESAAPGNSNNNFALIVGINKYPNLPAKFQLKGCVNDALMMENLIKDVFGYQPSNIKMLLDEDATKANILGQFEEFLIKNATKDSQILFYFSGHGSRTTDDNSDESDGMDETLVTHDSRDPAGKVSDIRDDELEQLLTQLTQKSDNVTIILDCCSSGSGFRGEDATPATAVPRLAPSIGEERAVPNANANDGRTGFLPPNLNYVLVSACKDKEYAYEHNGHGAMTSAINEVIRTNPNITYRAMMYDVYTKVNAEFSTQNPQIEGSRRDAQLFGNLGKIERFVEITSDNNAEKVVLNAGQAHGVTVGSIYAVYKPGTTSTDQESNLLGKIEITALKPFQAAAKVLERSGDIPKNAAAFEIAHQYGDLRMPVLFDLAGNAAINTKVKSAVEKHSNREDLIKSVAANERYDIRVFLDGGSMVLERPDQFPLKKIDAAASDATDQLMDVLTKEARRLNVLQLENKASSLNIEFTVERWEKAEEDAFGDVEIINPLALETTEEGLMELNEGNIIQLTITNKSTQPVHVYLLDLATDGGVYLRFPAEGAQDSPMPPGENIKSYHMRITPPQGLNVLKVIATTQPTDFFSLTQSGYRSVPTAPKSPMDQLLNLAWGGSRNAEVIKPKSVGDWTSKKLSFMIR, from the coding sequence ATGAATCCATTTAAGCCATTGTTTATATTTATTTTGATGCTTTCGCTGTTGAGCTGTGGCAACAGTGCGTCCGAAAAGAAGGATGCCTCAACTGCTGCACCCGCCGCTGCAACAACAACGGTATCGAACACCGAATCAGCTGCGCCGGGGAATAGCAACAACAATTTTGCACTGATCGTTGGCATCAACAAATATCCGAATTTACCGGCGAAATTCCAGTTGAAAGGCTGTGTAAACGATGCGCTGATGATGGAAAATCTGATCAAAGATGTGTTCGGTTACCAGCCTTCGAATATCAAAATGTTGTTGGACGAAGACGCCACAAAAGCCAATATTTTGGGGCAATTTGAGGAATTCCTGATCAAAAATGCCACAAAAGACAGCCAGATTTTATTCTATTTTAGCGGTCACGGTTCGCGAACGACGGATGATAACAGCGACGAATCCGACGGCATGGACGAAACACTGGTCACGCACGACAGCCGCGATCCCGCCGGCAAAGTCAGCGATATTCGCGACGACGAACTGGAGCAATTGCTCACCCAACTCACCCAAAAAAGTGACAATGTGACCATCATCCTCGATTGCTGCAGTTCCGGCTCCGGCTTTCGCGGCGAAGATGCCACTCCGGCAACCGCAGTGCCGCGTTTGGCGCCGTCCATCGGCGAAGAACGCGCTGTTCCGAATGCCAACGCTAACGACGGACGCACCGGGTTTCTGCCGCCAAATTTGAATTACGTGCTGGTTTCCGCATGTAAAGATAAAGAATATGCTTACGAACACAACGGGCACGGCGCGATGACCTCGGCGATCAACGAGGTGATCCGCACCAACCCGAACATCACCTATCGTGCAATGATGTATGATGTTTACACCAAAGTGAACGCGGAATTTTCCACCCAAAATCCCCAAATCGAAGGCTCGCGCCGTGACGCGCAATTGTTTGGCAATTTGGGCAAAATTGAACGATTTGTGGAAATTACCAGCGATAATAACGCCGAAAAAGTGGTGCTCAACGCCGGTCAGGCGCACGGCGTAACTGTCGGTTCGATTTATGCGGTTTACAAACCCGGCACCACTTCCACAGATCAGGAAAGCAATTTGTTGGGCAAAATTGAGATCACCGCTCTGAAGCCGTTTCAGGCGGCAGCGAAAGTGCTGGAACGCAGCGGCGATATTCCCAAAAATGCCGCAGCGTTCGAAATCGCCCATCAATACGGCGATCTGCGAATGCCGGTATTGTTTGATCTGGCGGGAAATGCGGCGATCAACACCAAAGTTAAATCCGCGGTGGAAAAACACAGCAATCGCGAAGATTTGATCAAATCTGTTGCAGCGAACGAGCGATACGACATCCGTGTTTTTCTCGATGGCGGCTCGATGGTGCTGGAACGTCCCGATCAGTTTCCGCTGAAAAAAATTGATGCAGCAGCATCAGACGCCACCGATCAACTGATGGACGTGCTCACCAAAGAAGCCCGGCGATTGAACGTGCTGCAACTGGAAAACAAGGCATCATCGCTCAACATCGAATTTACGGTTGAACGTTGGGAAAAAGCAGAGGAAGACGCATTCGGTGACGTGGAAATTATCAATCCGCTGGCGCTGGAAACCACCGAAGAAGGGTTGATGGAATTGAACGAGGGCAACATTATTCAGTTGACCATCACCAATAAATCGACCCAACCGGTGCATGTTTATTTGCTCGATTTGGCAACGGATGGCGGGGTTTATTTGCGATTCCCGGCGGAAGGCGCACAGGACAGCCCGATGCCGCCCGGTGAAAATATCAAATCGTATCACATGCGCATTACGCCACCGCAAGGGTTGAATGTGTTGAAAGTGATCGCCACAACCCAGCCGACCGATTTCTTTTCGCTGACGCAAAGCGGTTACCGCAGTGTGCCGACGGCACCAAAATCACCGATGGACCAATTGCTCAATCTCGCGTGGGGCGGATCGCGGAACGCGGAAGTGATCAAACCCAAATCTGTTGGCGACTGGACGAGCAAAAAATTATCGTTTATGATCCGCTAA
- a CDS encoding caspase family protein — protein sequence MKIHQRLMFSIITVSLLLVACSKDAPPPQNSTPDTGNIEPIQHDYPEPTREPQKFALLVGIDNYKYPDRVSSLSGCVNDVKDMENLLVSKFQFPQSNIRILTNERATHQGIIDAFKTHLIDQAQRDDIIVFHYSGHGSMMKDEENGDEPDGWDETIVPYDSRDPEGTTFDISDDQLNELLMGLSAKCKNVSYIFDSCHSGTISRGSGNSRYVEADLRTPPAQPASAATRGMPEGKNDLRPANVNYVLISACLAKQTAFEYLKSSGQEQGALTHFLTDAIRNSPEGVTYRDVMDKVRGSVQLYFPNQEPQIEGTTLDNFVFNDGSSVAQSYILAQPVGSKGVRLDAGQLSGLTVGSTVAVFPPGTKNFDDLSTATATFKLKKVEGYYAEGERISGAKIADNSRAIVTEQNYPNLALRVYFKNAGSSPVLQQLKTKLANQSYLKALDSENGYHILLEEKDGNIHWISGDGSELSPPLPATAENLPKMETRMSQWAKWFNTLSIDNPASQNRIKLEILTGEEGNSRNVFANIDQSDADVRSGEIVTAKITNSSDKPLYIYLAVLSNDGTVNVVFPYERGSNERLEKGREINVMLRAKVPDGKNASTDVYKVFATKTPVDFHMLASEAIKSVDEVPADPLSQLFGQAMQGVSRGDYRLVNQQDWETTMRIVKVGK from the coding sequence ATGAAGATCCATCAGCGATTAATGTTCTCAATAATTACGGTTTCGCTGCTGCTGGTTGCATGTTCCAAAGATGCGCCGCCGCCGCAAAACAGCACGCCGGATACCGGCAATATCGAGCCGATTCAGCATGATTATCCCGAACCGACCCGCGAACCGCAGAAATTTGCGCTGCTGGTGGGCATCGATAATTACAAATATCCCGATCGCGTGTCATCACTTTCCGGCTGCGTGAATGATGTGAAAGATATGGAAAATCTGCTGGTCAGCAAATTCCAGTTTCCGCAGAGCAACATCCGCATTTTGACCAATGAACGGGCAACCCATCAGGGCATTATCGATGCGTTCAAAACCCATCTGATCGATCAGGCGCAGCGTGACGACATCATCGTTTTTCATTACAGCGGACATGGCTCAATGATGAAAGATGAAGAAAACGGCGACGAGCCGGACGGTTGGGACGAAACCATCGTGCCTTATGACAGCCGCGATCCCGAAGGGACAACCTTTGACATCAGCGATGATCAGCTCAATGAATTGTTGATGGGGCTTTCCGCAAAATGCAAAAACGTCAGCTATATTTTTGATAGCTGCCACTCCGGCACCATTTCGCGCGGCTCGGGGAATTCGCGATATGTGGAAGCGGATTTGCGCACGCCGCCGGCACAACCGGCAAGCGCGGCCACTCGCGGCATGCCGGAAGGCAAAAATGACCTGCGTCCGGCGAACGTAAATTATGTGCTGATTTCCGCATGTCTCGCCAAACAAACCGCTTTTGAATATTTGAAATCCAGCGGACAGGAACAGGGCGCACTCACTCATTTCTTGACCGACGCCATTCGTAACTCACCGGAGGGTGTCACTTATCGCGATGTAATGGACAAAGTTCGCGGCAGTGTGCAGCTCTACTTCCCCAATCAGGAACCGCAAATTGAAGGCACCACACTCGATAATTTTGTGTTCAACGACGGATCAAGTGTCGCCCAAAGCTACATTTTGGCGCAACCGGTGGGCAGCAAAGGCGTACGACTGGATGCCGGACAACTTTCCGGATTGACGGTTGGCAGCACGGTTGCGGTTTTCCCTCCCGGCACCAAAAATTTTGACGATTTGAGTACCGCCACCGCCACATTCAAACTCAAAAAAGTGGAAGGCTATTACGCCGAAGGCGAGCGCATTTCCGGCGCAAAAATCGCGGATAATTCCCGCGCGATCGTCACAGAGCAAAATTATCCCAATCTGGCGCTGCGGGTGTATTTCAAAAATGCGGGCAGTTCGCCGGTGTTGCAACAGTTGAAAACAAAGCTCGCGAATCAATCCTATCTGAAAGCACTCGATTCCGAAAACGGCTACCATATTTTGCTGGAAGAAAAAGACGGCAACATCCACTGGATTTCCGGTGACGGCAGCGAACTCTCCCCGCCCCTTCCGGCGACCGCCGAAAATCTGCCGAAAATGGAAACGCGCATGAGCCAATGGGCAAAGTGGTTCAACACACTGTCGATTGATAATCCGGCATCGCAGAACCGCATCAAACTGGAAATTTTGACCGGCGAAGAAGGCAATTCCCGCAACGTTTTCGCGAACATCGATCAATCGGATGCGGATGTTCGCAGCGGCGAAATCGTCACCGCGAAAATCACCAACTCCTCAGACAAGCCGCTGTATATTTATCTCGCAGTGCTCTCCAACGACGGCACCGTGAACGTGGTTTTCCCATACGAACGCGGCAGCAACGAACGGTTGGAAAAGGGTCGTGAAATAAACGTGATGCTCCGCGCCAAAGTGCCCGATGGCAAAAATGCCAGCACTGATGTGTACAAAGTATTCGCCACCAAAACACCGGTTGATTTTCACATGCTGGCCAGCGAAGCCATCAAAAGCGTGGACGAAGTGCCCGCCGATCCGCTCAGTCAATTGTTCGGTCAGGCGATGCAGGGCGTTTCCCGGGGCGATTACCGGCTGGTCAATCAGCAGGATTGGGAAACCACCATGCGTATCGTAAAAGTGGGCAAGTAA
- a CDS encoding protein kinase, with protein MIGKTILHYKIVQKLGQGGMGVLYLAEDVKLDRKVAIKFLPTTVAADDEQRERFKREAKAAAALNHANIATIYTIEEFEQQIFIVMEYVDGQELKSLISQSQLPVEQVIDISRQIADGLHAAHSKDIIHRDIKSANIMLTGEGQVKILDFGLAKIPGSNEITQAGSILGTLAYMSPEQIQSAEVDHRADIWAMGVVMFEMLTGELPFRDEYAQALMYSILSEPVPSLTDYRDDVPENLASAISKCLEKSPEDRYASTRDLVAELDCTTEKTISPTPEIDAEIPVLAGQSPKPKRHIIFAAALLGVIFFAIFIIVFWLKPTPRDPIQRKMLAVMPFENYGSPENDYFAAGITNAITTRLASIAGIGVISRQSANKYRDSGKTTRQIGEELGVDFILDGTVQREATGESVERVRITPHLIRVSDETLIWTETFDEQMAEVFQLQTDISENVAKALDITLLAPERQAIARQATDNLEAYDFYLRGNDFAARDALLSEAQNAVEMFEKAIAADPDFAVAIAALAKEQMWLAWNFGKTEYIEQAKQSVEKAAKMAPDLAETHLAQGFYYYWGSRDYKKALREFETVQKRYPNNVEAIAATGYIYRRQGEWENAVKQLESAATLNPRNYDIMFDLGNTLNLMRRYNDAERYLNRAIALEPDIDKAYSGKVELCVSRDGNTQMARLVVEQAAEFVAPVKLVNLWTYLEKIDGNYQTALQHLSIQYDSLFYYLDKAETYSLMKQPAMAIANYDTAKTRFAFYAEQFPESAVFQAGLGLAFAGLGEKAAAIQAGDKAVALLPIETDAITGALILEILAWINVKTGNFVMATRLISILLENPSRLSVNKLLIEPSWKPLHNNQQFKTLLSKYVTNIP; from the coding sequence ATGATCGGCAAAACCATTTTACATTATAAAATTGTCCAAAAACTGGGCCAGGGCGGCATGGGCGTGCTGTATCTTGCCGAGGATGTAAAACTGGACCGGAAAGTTGCCATCAAATTTTTACCGACAACGGTTGCAGCCGACGATGAACAGCGGGAACGTTTCAAACGGGAAGCGAAAGCTGCTGCTGCGTTAAATCACGCCAATATTGCCACCATTTACACCATCGAAGAATTTGAACAGCAGATATTTATTGTAATGGAATATGTGGACGGGCAGGAGCTGAAATCGTTGATCAGCCAATCGCAACTGCCGGTTGAGCAGGTGATCGACATCTCCCGGCAAATTGCCGACGGCTTGCATGCGGCGCATTCCAAAGATATAATTCATCGCGATATTAAATCCGCCAACATCATGCTGACCGGCGAAGGGCAGGTGAAAATCCTCGATTTCGGATTGGCAAAAATTCCCGGAAGCAACGAAATTACGCAAGCTGGCAGCATCCTCGGCACGCTGGCGTATATGTCGCCGGAGCAGATACAAAGTGCGGAAGTCGATCACCGGGCGGATATTTGGGCGATGGGCGTGGTGATGTTCGAAATGCTCACCGGCGAGCTGCCATTCCGCGATGAATACGCCCAGGCGCTGATGTATTCGATTTTGTCCGAACCGGTGCCATCGCTCACTGATTATCGCGATGATGTGCCGGAAAACCTGGCGTCGGCAATTTCCAAATGTCTGGAAAAATCACCCGAAGATCGCTATGCGAGCACCAGAGATCTGGTAGCCGAGCTCGACTGCACCACAGAAAAAACGATCTCCCCTACCCCTGAAATCGACGCTGAAATCCCGGTTTTAGCTGGTCAATCGCCAAAACCGAAACGCCACATCATTTTTGCGGCTGCGCTGTTGGGGGTGATTTTCTTTGCGATTTTTATTATCGTGTTTTGGCTAAAACCGACGCCGCGCGATCCTATTCAACGAAAAATGCTGGCGGTCATGCCGTTCGAGAATTATGGCAGCCCGGAAAATGATTATTTTGCAGCGGGCATCACCAACGCAATCACGACCCGGCTGGCCAGCATCGCCGGAATCGGCGTAATTTCCCGGCAAAGCGCTAACAAATATCGCGACAGCGGCAAAACCACCCGGCAAATCGGCGAAGAATTGGGGGTAGATTTTATTCTCGACGGCACGGTTCAGCGCGAAGCTACCGGTGAATCGGTCGAACGGGTGCGGATCACCCCGCACCTCATCCGGGTTTCGGATGAAACACTCATTTGGACAGAAACGTTTGATGAGCAGATGGCTGAGGTGTTCCAACTGCAAACCGACATCTCGGAAAATGTGGCGAAAGCGCTGGACATAACCTTGCTCGCGCCGGAGCGCCAGGCGATTGCCCGGCAGGCAACGGACAATCTGGAAGCATACGATTTTTATTTACGCGGCAACGATTTCGCGGCTCGCGATGCGCTGTTGAGCGAAGCCCAAAACGCGGTGGAAATGTTCGAAAAAGCAATTGCCGCCGATCCGGATTTTGCGGTCGCAATTGCCGCGCTCGCCAAAGAGCAAATGTGGCTGGCGTGGAATTTTGGCAAAACCGAATACATCGAGCAGGCCAAACAATCGGTGGAAAAAGCCGCGAAAATGGCGCCCGATCTGGCGGAAACACATCTCGCGCAGGGATTTTATTATTATTGGGGCAGTCGCGATTACAAAAAAGCACTCCGCGAATTTGAAACGGTGCAAAAACGCTATCCCAACAACGTTGAGGCGATCGCAGCGACGGGCTATATTTATCGCCGGCAGGGCGAATGGGAAAATGCCGTAAAGCAGCTCGAAAGCGCCGCAACCCTCAATCCGCGCAACTATGACATCATGTTTGATTTGGGAAATACGCTCAACCTGATGCGCCGTTACAACGATGCTGAACGCTACCTAAATCGCGCAATTGCGCTGGAACCGGACATCGACAAAGCATATTCCGGCAAAGTTGAGCTGTGTGTCAGTCGCGATGGTAACACCCAAATGGCACGGCTGGTTGTGGAGCAGGCAGCCGAATTTGTTGCTCCGGTAAAGCTGGTCAATTTGTGGACATATCTCGAAAAAATTGACGGCAATTACCAAACGGCGCTGCAACATTTGTCAATCCAATACGATTCCCTGTTTTATTATCTCGATAAAGCCGAAACCTATTCGCTCATGAAACAACCGGCAATGGCAATCGCAAATTACGACACCGCCAAAACCCGATTCGCATTTTACGCTGAACAGTTTCCGGAATCCGCTGTTTTTCAAGCCGGATTGGGACTTGCATTTGCGGGATTGGGCGAAAAAGCTGCCGCAATTCAGGCAGGCGACAAAGCCGTTGCCCTGTTGCCGATCGAAACGGATGCAATCACCGGCGCGCTGATTTTGGAAATTCTGGCATGGATTAACGTAAAAACAGGGAATTTTGTAATGGCTACCCGGCTGATTTCTATTTTACTGGAGAATCCCTCCCGCCTTTCAGTGAACAAATTATTGATCGAACCCAGTTGGAAACCGTTGCACAATAACCAGCAATTCAAAACGTTGCTATCGAAGTATGTTACCAACATCCCGTGA